A region of the Terriglobales bacterium genome:
TAACCTTCTGCGATGCCGGGCTCACATGCCAGCCATTGGGAACTTGAAGGTGCACAATCGTTTCGGCTGGTGTAGAGAGGTTGCTGCGAATGATTACGTCTTCATCCATGGGCGATTTTTTGCCTGCCGGAATCACCGCGGTAGCGTGCTGCATCAGCACAGAGAAGGCCGGCACCACCGCCAGCGTTGTCGCTTTGCCATTGACGTCGGCAATGGCGTCGGTGTGAATCACCGCTGCTTTCCCGGAAAATTCATAATTGGCGTGTGCTCGAACCGCCGGAGACGGAAGCGGTAAAGTCTGATATCGCGGGTCGTCAATGGTGAAAATATTTTCTTTATCCGGCTCGTTGCGATGCCAGTAAGGACGTGTGATCTCGGCATTACCGGGCACGGTCACCGTAAAGTCAACGCTGGCTGATTCGCCCGGCGCCAGTGCTTTTGACGGTGCTTTTGGTTGTGCAGGAGTGGTTTTCTGCTGCCATCCCTGGGGCAAATCCAAGGTAATCTGCTTCACTGTAACCGCGTGCTTGCCGTTGTTCTGCAACCGGGCGGTGAGTTTGACGGTTTCACCCGGCACCAGCAACTGCGAAGATTTATCGCGCGAGACGCGGAAATCAAGATCCAGCGCCAAACGAGATGCCTCTTCGAACTGCTGCGATTTTGTCCTGAGGTTAAGCAGCAAGTCCTGTTTCGACGCGGTGGAGAGGGTTGACTGCTCGACCAGGGGAATAAGCTTGTTGAGCTGTTCCCCTGCTGCCAGCAACGGCTCGGGAGAGCGGGTGGCAATTGCCTGGTCAACATTCGCCTCAATTTCCTTTAACGCGGGCAGCAGGAACAGCACCTGAGATTCTTCCGCTCCCAGGCGGGCAACAAGTCCGGGGAGCGTAGTGTCAATACCATCGAAAAAATCCTCTTCACGTTTATTCGGGTCAGGCTTGCTGGAAAATACGGATTGCACCAGCTTATAGGGCCGGTAATTGGGGCCTGGTCGCGCCGGAAAAAACGAGGCGTTCTGCGATTTTTGCTGGCTGTATCCTTCGATGCCAAACTGCGCGTAAGAGGTACCGAGGTCAGGATCAACCGTTCCTGCCTCAAATCGCACCGTGTAGTCTTCACTGCCTCGCATACGGATGTAGACTTTCTTCACCTGCCAGGGCAAGAGCCCTTCTTTTATTTGTTCGGGAAAGCGCTTGGGATCAGCCGCGGCCTCCACGGCTTCAGGCGTGAGGATACCTGAGGCCTGATGATGTCCGTGACCATCGCTGGCTGTGCCGGCCCACGCGGAAGCGACCACATCGGGACGGAACTCGCGAATCACGCGCACCATGTCGGCCAAAGCGATCTCGTGGCCTCCCCACTTCTGAAATGTCTCCTCGGGAGTCTTGGAATATCCGAAATCGGCAGTACGGGCAAAGCGGAGATCCACGCCGTAATAACGGGCAGATTCCAGCAGCTCGAGCGTACGCAACACACCCAGTTCATCGAAAAGATTGCTTCCGGTTTTGTTCTGTCCGCCATCGCCGCGGGTCAGCGACATCAACATCACCTTGGCGCCCTTGCCGCGCGATTCGAGGGCCAGCATGGCGCCATCTTCGTCGTCAGGATGCGCGGTGGTTTGCAGCAGGCGTGCAGTTGTTTTGAGTTTTCTGAGCGCCTGATCCAGGCC
Encoded here:
- a CDS encoding PIG-L family deacetylase gives rise to the protein MTPRRERLPQDTGAPGLDQALRKLKTTARLLQTTAHPDDEDGAMLALESRGKGAKVMLMSLTRGDGGQNKTGSNLFDELGVLRTLELLESARYYGVDLRFARTADFGYSKTPEETFQKWGGHEIALADMVRVIREFRPDVVASAWAGTASDGHGHHQASGILTPEAVEAAADPKRFPEQIKEGLLPWQVKKVYIRMRGSEDYTVRFEAGTVDPDLGTSYAQFGIEGYSQQKSQNASFFPARPGPNYRPYKLVQSVFSSKPDPNKREEDFFDGIDTTLPGLVARLGAEESQVLFLLPALKEIEANVDQAIATRSPEPLLAAGEQLNKLIPLVEQSTLSTASKQDLLLNLRTKSQQFEEASRLALDLDFRVSRDKSSQLLVPGETVKLTARLQNNGKHAVTVKQITLDLPQGWQQKTTPAQPKAPSKALAPGESASVDFTVTVPGNAEITRPYWHRNEPDKENIFTIDDPRYQTLPLPSPAVRAHANYEFSGKAAVIHTDAIADVNGKATTLAVVPAFSVLMQHATAVIPAGKKSPMDEDVIIRSNLSTPAETIVHLQVPNGWHVSPASQKVTFDKAGDEKTAHFEVEPVALSETRTQISAELEYKGKKYDEGFSEVGRPDIATFYYYQPSIQKISAVKVVLPENLKVGYVEGAGDDILSSLQQLGLDARLISSDELAHGDLNHYGTIILGIRAYDTREDVRKHNQHLLDFVNQGGTLLVQNNFDVDAFNTGKYTPYPAQLSRQRVSVEEAPVEVLAPQDSVFNSPNKISAHDFDGWIQERGVNFMGQWDEKFQPLLASSDPGEQPLKGGLLEAKAGKGTYIYTGYAFFRQLPAGVPGAIRLYVNLLSAGHEH